Proteins encoded together in one Styela clava chromosome 12, kaStyClav1.hap1.2, whole genome shotgun sequence window:
- the LOC144430457 gene encoding uncharacterized protein LOC144430457 produces MIDLYAGIDVEVHSDDSYSAGSAEGKSVSTSNRCAGERQGILRFAQRKARYKKIGFGRRACVVFMHRVFIVFWSVVESLALASKQASSAKSFVKRFEQFDKSFMKSKKANGPMTEPWTISQWMGNIGDL; encoded by the exons ATGATTGACTTATATGCTGGAATTGATGTTGAAGTACACAGTGATGATTCA TATTCTGCTGGCAGTGCCGAGGGAAAGTCAGTAAGCACATCAAACAGATGTGCTGGAGAAAGACAG GGAATTTTGAGATTTGCTCAGCGAAAAGCGAGGTACAAAAAGATTGGATTTGGTCGAAGAGCGTGTGTTGTGTTCATGCACAGAG TGTTCATAGTATTTTGGAGCGTGGTTGAATCTTTGGCACTGGCAAGCAAGCAAGcgtcatcggcgaagagttttgtTAAAAGATTCGAACAGTTCGACAAATCATTTATGAAAAGTAAGAAAGCCAATGGTCCAATGACCGAACCTTGGACAATTTCACAGTGGATGGGCAACATCGGAGACCTATGA